In one Alnus glutinosa chromosome 12, dhAlnGlut1.1, whole genome shotgun sequence genomic region, the following are encoded:
- the LOC133852004 gene encoding SWR1-complex protein 4 isoform X2: protein MDAKDILGLPKNSLPQEKKSRPQKDSQRKPDGISREVYALTGGLAPLMPATDASQLKKRPPTDEKITWQWLPFTSSARKDNLQLYHWARVVNAVPPTGDYSFAKYNKSVDVVKYTDEEYEKYLTDPMWSKEETDQLFDLCQRFDLRFIVIADRFPSSRTVEELKDRYYSVSRAILIARAPSPGDVSGHPLVKEPYHVSQEVERKRALCMVLSQTKHQERKDAEVLAEAKRIAESRMVARGAEESELPVPSNTGPESVERASVPGDTVSPSSNVQLPSAAVAPSTVTADNASTLASLRMLRVYLRTYALEQMVQAASSSAGLRTIKRVEQTLQELGVNLKPRVPTKAVCAEHLELRKEILTLLNLQKQLQYKEAEGSSFRDGSYTDTPGTPKDRTFVPDMSFGGERVGKRDQKRKAPGRVSEAPSSPAQSKRPRKKASDL from the exons ATGGATGCCAAGGACATCCTGGGCTTGCCCAAGAATTCACTGCCCCAAGAGAAAAAATCTAGGCCACAGAAAGACTCTCAGCGAAAACCCGATGGCATTTCACGCGAG GTGTATGCGCTAACGGGAGGTTTGGCGCCTCTTATGCCGGCGACCGATGCGTCTCAACTGAAAAAACGGCCTCCGACAGACGAGAAG ATCACTTGGCAGTGGCTTCCCTTTACAAGTTCTGCACGAAAAGATAATTTGCAGCTTTATCACTGG GCCAGAGTTGTAAATGCTGTTCCGCCAACTGGTGACTATTCCTTTGCCAAGTATAACAAG TCTGTTGACGTTGTCAAATACACAGATGAGGAGTATGAGAAGTACTTGACTGATCCT ATGTGGTCCAAGGAGGAGACAGATCAGTTATTTGACTTGTGCCAAAGGTTTGATCTCCGCTTTATTGTGATAGCTGATAGGTTCCCATCATCTCGGACTGTGGAGGAATTGAAGGATCGTTATTACAGTG TGTCTCGAGCTATATTGATTGCTAGAGCTCCATCTCCTGGAGACGTTTCTGGCCACCCCCTTGTTAAG GAACCTTATCATGTTTCGCAAGAGGTAGAACGCAAGCGAGCATTGTGTATGGTCCTCTCTCAAACAAAACATCAAGAGCGAAAAGATGCTGAG GTTCTTGCAGAAGCAAAAAGAATAGCCGAGTCACGGATGGTTGCAAGG GGAGCTGAAGAGTCTGAGTTGCCTGTCCCGTCAAATACTGGTCCAGAAAGTGTTGAGAGGGCTAGTGTTCCTGGTGATACTGTATCACCTTCGTCCAATGTTCAGCTTCCCTCTGCAGCAGTTGCACCTTCAACAGTAACGGCAGACAATGCCTCTACTCTAGCGTCTCTTCGCATG CTTCGGGTATATTTGAGAACATATGCACTTGAGCAAATGGTGCAAGCTGCAAGCTCATCTGCTGGACTTCGGACTATAAAGCGAGTTGAGCAAACTTTACAGGAACTTGGG GTCAATCTAAAACCAAGAGTTCCGACCAAAGCAGTTTGTGCAGAGCATCttgaattaagaaaagaaatattgaCTCTACTTAATCTTCAGAAGCAG TTGCAATATAAGGAGGCAGAAGGTTCATCTTTTCGAGATGGTTCATACACTGATACACCAGGCACGCCTAAG GATCGGACATTTGTTCCCGACATGAGTTTTGGAG GGGAAAGGGTTGGCAAAAGGGACCAGAAACGCAAG GCACCTGGGAGGGTATCAGAAGCTCCATCATCGCCAGCTCAGTCTAAAAGGCCTAGAAAAAAGGCATCAGATCTATAA
- the LOC133852004 gene encoding SWR1-complex protein 4 isoform X1, with the protein MDAKDILGLPKNSLPQEKKSRPQKDSQRKPDGISREVYALTGGLAPLMPATDASQLKKRPPTDEKITWQWLPFTSSARKDNLQLYHWARVVNAVPPTGDYSFAKYNKSVDVVKYTDEEYEKYLTDPMWSKEETDQLFDLCQRFDLRFIVIADRFPSSRTVEELKDRYYSVSRAILIARAPSPGDVSGHPLVKEPYHVSQEVERKRALCMVLSQTKHQERKDAEVLAEAKRIAESRMVARGAEESELPVPSNTGPESVERASVPGDTVSPSSNVQLPSAAVAPSTVTADNASTLASLRMLRVYLRTYALEQMVQAASSSAGLRTIKRVEQTLQELGVNLKPRVPTKAVCAEHLELRKEILTLLNLQKQLQYKEAEGSSFRDGSYTDTPGTPKRLYRGGEQDRTFVPDMSFGGERVGKRDQKRKAPGRVSEAPSSPAQSKRPRKKASDL; encoded by the exons ATGGATGCCAAGGACATCCTGGGCTTGCCCAAGAATTCACTGCCCCAAGAGAAAAAATCTAGGCCACAGAAAGACTCTCAGCGAAAACCCGATGGCATTTCACGCGAG GTGTATGCGCTAACGGGAGGTTTGGCGCCTCTTATGCCGGCGACCGATGCGTCTCAACTGAAAAAACGGCCTCCGACAGACGAGAAG ATCACTTGGCAGTGGCTTCCCTTTACAAGTTCTGCACGAAAAGATAATTTGCAGCTTTATCACTGG GCCAGAGTTGTAAATGCTGTTCCGCCAACTGGTGACTATTCCTTTGCCAAGTATAACAAG TCTGTTGACGTTGTCAAATACACAGATGAGGAGTATGAGAAGTACTTGACTGATCCT ATGTGGTCCAAGGAGGAGACAGATCAGTTATTTGACTTGTGCCAAAGGTTTGATCTCCGCTTTATTGTGATAGCTGATAGGTTCCCATCATCTCGGACTGTGGAGGAATTGAAGGATCGTTATTACAGTG TGTCTCGAGCTATATTGATTGCTAGAGCTCCATCTCCTGGAGACGTTTCTGGCCACCCCCTTGTTAAG GAACCTTATCATGTTTCGCAAGAGGTAGAACGCAAGCGAGCATTGTGTATGGTCCTCTCTCAAACAAAACATCAAGAGCGAAAAGATGCTGAG GTTCTTGCAGAAGCAAAAAGAATAGCCGAGTCACGGATGGTTGCAAGG GGAGCTGAAGAGTCTGAGTTGCCTGTCCCGTCAAATACTGGTCCAGAAAGTGTTGAGAGGGCTAGTGTTCCTGGTGATACTGTATCACCTTCGTCCAATGTTCAGCTTCCCTCTGCAGCAGTTGCACCTTCAACAGTAACGGCAGACAATGCCTCTACTCTAGCGTCTCTTCGCATG CTTCGGGTATATTTGAGAACATATGCACTTGAGCAAATGGTGCAAGCTGCAAGCTCATCTGCTGGACTTCGGACTATAAAGCGAGTTGAGCAAACTTTACAGGAACTTGGG GTCAATCTAAAACCAAGAGTTCCGACCAAAGCAGTTTGTGCAGAGCATCttgaattaagaaaagaaatattgaCTCTACTTAATCTTCAGAAGCAG TTGCAATATAAGGAGGCAGAAGGTTCATCTTTTCGAGATGGTTCATACACTGATACACCAGGCACGCCTAAG CGCTTGTACCGTGGTGGGGAACAGGATCGGACATTTGTTCCCGACATGAGTTTTGGAG GGGAAAGGGTTGGCAAAAGGGACCAGAAACGCAAG GCACCTGGGAGGGTATCAGAAGCTCCATCATCGCCAGCTCAGTCTAAAAGGCCTAGAAAAAAGGCATCAGATCTATAA